In Cydia amplana chromosome 2, ilCydAmpl1.1, whole genome shotgun sequence, the following proteins share a genomic window:
- the LOC134657730 gene encoding charged multivesicular body protein 4b, translating to MSFLTKMFGGKKEEKGPTTHEAIQKLRETEELLIKKQEFLEKKIELEIQTARKNGTKNKRAAIAALKRKKRYEKQLTQIDGTLTQIEAQREALEGANTNAQVLNTMKDAANAMKLAHKDIDVDKVHDIMDDIAEQHDISREITDAISNNVAFPNDIDEDELEKELEELEQEDLDKEMLGINVPTDTLPEVPSAELVHDKPKPSRSKQTEDDEEFAKLQSWAT from the exons ATGAGTTTCCTGACGAAAATGTTCGGAGGCAAGAAAGAGGAGAAAGGCCCGACAACGCACGAGGCGATACAAAAATTACGTGAAACTGAAGAGTTGTTGATCAAGAAACAGGAATTTCTGGAGAAGAAAATCGAGTTAGAAATCCAAACAGCTAGGAAAAATGGCACCAAAAATAAACGAG CTGCAATCGCCGCGCTCAAGCGTAAGAAGCGCTATGAGAAGCAACTCACCCAGATTGACGGGACACTCACCCAGATTGAGGCACAGCGTGAGGCACTTGAGGGGGCTAACACCAATGCCCAGGTGCTCAACACAATGAAGGATGCTGCCAACGCAATGAAACTTGCTCACAAGGATAt CGACGTGGACAAGGTGCACGACATCATGGACGACATCGCGGAACAGCACGACATCTCGCGCGAGATCACCGACGCCATCAGCAACAACGTCGCCTTCCCCAACGACATCGACGAGGACGAACTCGAGAAGGAGTTGGAAGAGCTTGAACAG GAGGATCTCGACAAGGAGATGCTGGGCATCAATGTGCCCACAGACACGCTGCCGGAGGTGCCCAGCGCGGAGCTCGTCCACGACAAGCCCAAGCCCAGCAGGTCCAAGCAGACTG AGGACGACGAGGAATTCGCAAAGCTGCAGTCCTGGGCTACGTAG
- the LOC134662158 gene encoding uncharacterized protein LOC134662158 has product MKLLVLISLFTIFHYSTATIDIAELTKTAKENLNTAKENLQALHKTAASELSKIVMGINLENAKKVDIFHVIPKVTSKVTKLKNLLSGESKKPKKEPLILDPHQAERLSHYFDHSKHRIIIHHHHD; this is encoded by the exons ATGAAGCTACTTGTTTTG ATATCTCTCTTTACCATATTCCACTACTCCACAGCAACAATAGACATCGCAGAACTAACAAAAACGGCAAAAGAAAATTTGAACACCGCAAAAGAAAATTTGCAAGCCTTGCACAAGACGGCAGCGTCAGAGCTCTCTAAAATTGTGATGGGGATAAACCTAGAAAACGCCAAGAAGGTGGACATATTTCACGTAATACCGAAGGTTACTTCAAAGGTTACTAAATTGAAGAATTTGCTATCAGGAGAAAGCAAAAAGCCCAAAAAGGAACCGCTGATCCTAGATCCGCATCAAGCCGAGAGGTTAAGCCATTACTTTGACCACAGTAAACACCgcatcatcattcatcatcatcatgattAG